From the genome of Pseudomonas yamanorum, one region includes:
- a CDS encoding DUF3392 domain-containing protein, with the protein MDLVLDLLATVSRWSRSNLSEISLALVGCLLVLFGADIKGWVEARLGSIAGALRVPLMALVCMIGSGAALIYATPWIVRGLSQFNNYSLAPVLLVVLVLIGVVADRR; encoded by the coding sequence ATGGATCTGGTACTCGACCTGCTCGCCACCGTATCCCGCTGGAGCCGTAGCAACCTGTCGGAAATCTCCCTGGCGTTAGTAGGCTGCCTGCTGGTGCTGTTTGGCGCCGACATCAAGGGCTGGGTCGAAGCACGACTGGGCAGCATCGCGGGCGCGCTGCGCGTACCGCTGATGGCGCTGGTGTGCATGATCGGCAGCGGCGCGGCACTGATCTATGCCACACCGTGGATTGTTCGCGGGTTGAGCCAGTTCAACAACTACAGCCTGGCACCGGTGTTGTTGGTGGTGCTGGTGTTGATTGGGGTGGTGGCGGATCGCCGCTGA
- the trmB gene encoding tRNA (guanosine(46)-N7)-methyltransferase TrmB encodes MTESNETPNTLEEGDESKHRRIKSFVMRAGRMTEGQQKGLEQGTPLFVLPLVDAPVDYDQVFGRSAPRSLEIGFGMGHSLLEMAAASPEQDFIGVEVHRPGVGALLNGVLTQGLTNLRVYDCDAIEVLNRCIADNSLDRLMLFFPDPWHKSRHHKRRIVQASFAELVRSKLKVGGILHMATDWEPYAEYMLEVMNVAPGYRNLAEDGKCVPRPAERPITKFERRGERLGHGVWDLKFEKLA; translated from the coding sequence ATGACTGAATCAAACGAAACGCCGAACACCCTGGAAGAAGGCGACGAGTCCAAGCACCGCCGCATCAAGAGTTTTGTGATGCGCGCCGGTCGCATGACCGAAGGCCAGCAAAAAGGCCTGGAGCAGGGCACGCCGCTGTTCGTCCTGCCGCTGGTGGACGCACCGGTGGATTACGACCAGGTGTTCGGCCGCTCGGCGCCACGTTCCCTGGAAATCGGCTTCGGCATGGGCCATTCCCTGCTGGAAATGGCTGCGGCTTCGCCGGAGCAGGATTTTATCGGGGTTGAAGTACACCGTCCGGGTGTTGGCGCGCTGCTTAACGGCGTGTTGACTCAGGGCCTGACCAACCTGCGGGTCTACGACTGCGACGCGATCGAAGTGCTCAACCGCTGCATCGCCGACAACAGCCTCGACCGCCTGATGCTGTTCTTCCCCGACCCATGGCACAAGAGCCGTCACCACAAGCGCCGCATCGTCCAGGCTTCCTTCGCGGAACTGGTGCGCAGCAAGCTGAAAGTGGGCGGCATCCTGCACATGGCCACCGACTGGGAGCCGTATGCCGAATACATGCTGGAAGTGATGAACGTCGCCCCTGGCTACCGCAACCTGGCGGAAGACGGCAAATGCGTCCCGCGCCCGGCCGAGCGGCCGATCACCAAGTTCGAACGTCGCGGCGAGCGACTCGGGCATGGGGTTTGGGATTTGAAGTTCGAGAAGCTGGCGTAA